A window of Macrotis lagotis isolate mMagLag1 chromosome 1, bilby.v1.9.chrom.fasta, whole genome shotgun sequence genomic DNA:
cttcctcctcttgtCTCCATGGGTTTTTCCAGTTCACATTTCCTCTGAGTTTTTCCAGCTCTTTCCTCAACTTGTCTCAGGTTTGAGGGGATAGGAGGGTTTATGATTATATGTTCTCAGGGCAACTAGTTTAAGTATAATAGAAACCACTTTGTGACAGCATTTAAATGTAAGACATTTAATGTTTTGGCAATTACAGGAACATGGATTTGATGGAAAGTTTGGTAACTGTTTTCACTAAGCCCCTTTTGGCAAAATACCTCTTCAACTCCATTTTATGAACTTAaaacttttcctcattttttggcTTATCTGCATCTTTTCCTCCTAATTTCATGTAGCAAACCTATTTAGctaattagtcattttatttatatatagaagACAGTGTGAGAACTCAGAGGATAGCATACATTTTAGTCACATGGTTTTGAGGAGAGTGGTAAATTTGATTAGCTGGACTAGACCCTATCTACTATTGAGCAAAGTGTGGCTCAACTATACCCTGAGTAAAATATTGAGGATCCTCCCCAATGCCTTTTGGTCCCAGGGATTGTCATAAAACAAAACAGAGGGGAGAAGTGATGGTGGGTGTAGGAGGAACTAGTGAAAGTCAGAAAGGAAATGTCATGCTGCAAATCCTTACTACAGTGGCAGTTGTTTAGAGGTCTTTTTTCCCCTACCCCTCAGTttgtacttgaaaaaaaaatgtgtgtctAACCACTCCGCCTGCTTGTGTGAGGAAAGGCCTGAGGCCAAACCTAGGACTTCTGCTTAGAGATTTGACATCTGTACCACTTAGCCCAATTCTAACTGGACCCATGTTCTTTCACAAGGCCAGGAAGAAATACAAGAGTCACTCCACAGCAAATTCATCTCATTCCCTGTCAGAGCATATTTGGAAGTGAGAGGGAAACATTGCTCACAGGAGGGAGCACACTCTGAACCTCACTTTCATGCTCCTGAAACTAGAGGGAGGCCAACTGTGTGCCCTCTGTTCTGGCCAAGTCTTATGTTTCACATGTGTTAATTCTCATGTGTTGGCTCCCTCTTGCTGAACCACCTCTGACCTTGTTGTATGGCCAACATGCCAGGAACTGGATGGAATCTCCAGGGATGGGACGCTATGTCTGGGTATAGAACACATGTCCTCTCTCCTGTGGACAGCCCCTTCTTTGTTCTGCTGCCTCGGTGGAAAAGCCTACACACTGCCAGCCAGCGGAGTTGCCTTCCTAACTTTCAGCATGAGCTGAAATAGTTAATAATCTTATCCTTAAGGGAAAACCCAGCCTTCTACTTAAAAGTCATGGAAAGAGGAGCAAGGGGCAGCTGTGATGACTATTCCTCCCACTGGTTCTGTAATGACCTGGCTCTCTTATAAAAGACTTTAaccataaagatttttttttctttatttaaagttATTCATTTCTCAcacactgaaaaaaaacaaaccaaatgtCTTGTGCCTTTCTTCGGGAGCACCGAATCCCTACCTACATATTAAGAACATACTATGGAAATTCTAGAGTCTTCCCCAACCCTAACCCTCCCAATGTCATTAATcactagaaagaagaaaatttaccAGAGAAGGGAGTGCTTATGTATAATTGGGAGAGCTGACAGATTTAAACTCTATAAGTGGTAACTTGTTGACCTTTTGTCCTTGTCACAGCATTTAGTTGGAAGAGGAAACATTGTGTCCCGGGATTATGGTGGGGTTCAAGTAATTTAGTTAcaatggagagaagagaggttGAAATTTCTATGTTCAAGAGTAGTTGTCAGGTATCCCATGTGCCTCCTACCTTCCTGACATCTTGGCCTTCTCCCTCAGTGAAGGGCTTCAAGTATGAAGTAGTCAGCGCCTCCACAGGGCTTTACTATTCTCAGGGGGACATCTCGGAGGCAGCCACAAATCCCTTTGTCTTCTTGCCCCTCAGAAAGCCTGTGTTGCTAGAAATTTTGGTTTCAAGCAAAGAATGTGCTTTTTCTCTACTTGATGGTGTTGTATTCATTgtgtttccttcattttctccctgCTTAAAACTAACGAAAGGATCGGGAGatagaaagggttttttttttcattcatacttatttctcatttcaaaattctttatatgGGTGGAGCTGGAGAGAGGAACCAGTAACTTTCTCTCTTCAGAATGAAGAATCCCAGTTTGTATAtcagtatttggaaaaaaaaaaactcagacaAGATTTTCAtagactattttaaaaagtatgtgtCCTTAATATAAAATTTCTATAGGCAGTATTTAATCACTTCTCACCTGTAAAGAAACAGAAGATAAATATTCTTGCAGAGAATATTTAGCAGAGCTTTAAGATTCATTTTGGATTAAGTCCACTTTGTTTGCCAATGCATTGTGAACGTTTAGAGGTCGTCTACTAatgttatttattaattatttttcattcccaTACATAGCCAACTAAAGAGCTTTTCCATGCACCCATGtctgttaaaaaattatttttaaataaagttcatTTTGTTGTAGCAGACTTGCTGTCCAGGCACTTTGGAAATATAGAAGGCAAACAGGCTGCCAGGAGCCTGGGCCAGTTCTTTTGACACATTATATCAGTACTGCAGTACTTGGGGGAAActcagaagaggaagaaaatgggtAGGGGAGGAAAGACAGGAAGTGCTGCTGCTGGTCTCCCAATACCACCTTCCTTCACTACACCTTATGTTAAGAGCTGAAGCTTCCCGGTGAGAAATGACTTATGTGTTTCCTTTGGTAGATCATCATGCCACTTGCTGAGAGGAAGAAGTTGCCCACGTTCTCTTCCAGCAGCTGCAAAGCATCTGATATATGAGCTTTTTGGCCCTTCCCCAACCCTGGAAGCCCCTGTTCCTGTGTGCTAGAGTTAAATAAGCAGAGCAACTTTGGGGATAGTTCAACTTTATTTTTCACATATCTCTCTAGATATAAATCCTGCAACAAACTTGTAAATTTACACAAATCCcaatagaaatacatatatatatatgtatatatatatatatatatatatatatatatacatatatatacatatatatatatatatatatatatatatatatatgtatacatatacacaaaatcAAAGCTTTGACCACATCCCATTTCTAATTTCCAAGTACCATTCACCTTTATTGGGTCCATATCCGAGGGTGTATGCTTCTCATTTGATAGTATGGTGCTAACTAGTCCATAGGTTAAATCCCTAACTTTAAGGGCCACTTAGTTTTGCAGAAACTGTTCTGCCTTCTCTCACCAAAGTTTATCCCTGTGACAGGTAACTTGAAAGCTCACATCCTACTGATGGTGGATCAGCCATTTCCTCTTTAGTTTTCTAagtggagaatgaaggacatccCATCCCTATCTACCTTTCAGTAAGAAGCCATGAGAAACCCCAAAGGGGAGCAACAATACTGTTGTCAGTGGCTTGCAGAGATTGCTTCTTTCAGAGCTGGTTTGAGCAACCTGGTGCAAATTGGTGTAACTGAGAGTTTGATTTAGGGGCATAATGACTCCCAGAAATTGATGTCATTCTGTTCTATAATCAAGGCTACCTGAAAAACTTGCCAGCTAACTAAGCAGACCAGCATAAAGTGGGACCACTCTTCAGCTGTTGAGAGAACAGTTATAAGACCATCACAAATGTGAGAGAGCTGAGGAGCTACAACATCCCTGCAATGAACAAGGGATCTCCTAGGAACCCAAAGCCTCTGCTTGGGGTATGAACTCCACTCAGGCCTCTTAGAAAGGAGATGATGCCTCATCCCCAAGGCCAGGTACATTTGACAAGGGATGCAACCTGGCTTCTTCCTGTTTTCTTGGTTTCCACAAGGCAGGTGAACCCAAGGAGAGCCATTTCTGGCTATTCAAGGTCATCCCAGGTGCTGATGGTTGAGGGGTGAAAAAAGAGCAGAAGCTGTCCCACATGGGGAAGGAGGAAGCATGGCAGGATTTTCTTTGGGCTAGTGCCTCAGATCGATGTATTTCTCTCCCTGAAAGTGGGTGGAGAACAGAAATGAGAGGAGGATTTGAGAAGAGTGACCCAGGGACAAGAACACTGGGTGGGGTGATGCAGAAGCTGGTGAACCAGATGCAGCCCCTAATAGcagcagagatgaggaaaaatgggGGAATGAAAATTATTTGACTATGAATTGAACCCCCACATCTGGGGCACTGTAAAAAGAATGGCCCcagattttgtaaaaataaatttaaaaacctatTACCCACCTAATGACCTAGGAGAGACATAGCGTCAAGCAGCTGTGAGAGAAGGCCTCTACTATTTACCTAATTTAgatcttcatttcttttactaGCCATATTCTCTTCACAGAACAAACCAACCCTCCTCTCCCCTAACCTCAGCCTGACACCTGCTAACAGTATCCAAAAAACTGAATCAGATTTGCCTCTGTTGTATGACCCCCTTCcacctcttttttttagttgtttttttttttgcaaggcaatggggttaagtggcttgcccaaggccacacagctaggtaattagtaagtgtctgagaccagatttgaacccaggtactcctggctccagggccagtgctttatccactgtgccacctagcagccccccccTCCACCTCTTAAGAGGAAGATAAAGACCAGGGAAAGTAAATAtataggttgggggggggggcaccagTTAGGTCCTTTTCCTGGTCCCTAGCGAGATAGAGCAAGGCCAGGTACTAGCCAGGGAAGCTGCCTCCTACCTGGTCTCTTGGCGCTCTCTTCTCACCGTTGTTTCCCTGCAGGAGGCCCATCTCTTCTGGAAGCTTATCTGACTTAACTTCAACTACAATTTCATTCTTACGAGCCAGGGGTAGTGtgctgggggagggagggagaggttGATAATGTGGGGCACAAGGGGCAAAGATTGAAATACTGGGGAATGTTAGAGGGGAGCATTGGGAGGTGAGATGAGATGGACCCTGGTCCTCTGGGATTGGGAAGTGATAATGGAAGCTTGGGTGATGGGCAACTCCCACATCCCCCCCCTTTAGCACAGGAGCAGGCAGGTGCCAACCCTTGGCAGCAAGCAGGCTGGCATAAGAGCATTATTCTTACATTTCCTGTTTGCCCGATCGCCCACAAGGCAGCTTGCCCTTCTTATAGAGGAAATAAAGGACAGCACCCAACACAGCCAGCAACAGGATACAGACGATGACTGCCACGATGACTACTCCTTTGCTCTCCTGCTTTGTTCCTGCTACCCAAAGACATATCCATTCACTGCCtgtaattgattttctttctctcctcttgtACTCTTCCCTCTCAACCCAGGGACAGAAGTCAGACAATACTCACTTTTCTTGATTGGGTCTCCTGGGGTGGGCACAGGAAGGAAGAGGGCAGTGAGTAAGGTGAGTGATTGAGCACTTctctgccctgccctgccctacCCTTTCCTAGTCTGCCTTTTGGGCCCTACTTACCTGTGGAGGTGCTGTTTGCTTTGGTAGAAGAAGGACTGTTGTTGGTGGTGCTCTGGCTGCTGGTAGTATTCCCACTGGTAGTGATAGTGAGTGTGGTTAAGTTGACTGGAAGGCAGAGAAGTGGATTAGAAATAGTGAAAAAAGTAATACTTTATCAAGACTGGCGTCCTTTCTTGTTTCATGTACCAAGCAAAGCAGGAGACCTTACCCAGCTCCAGAAATATGGTAGTCCTGTTGCTTCCCAGGGAGTTGGAAGCATGGCACACAACACCCTTCTCTAGCAGTTCTGGAATCACTTGGACTTCCAAAGTACTCAAAATAGTCTGGAAATCTTTCTCATGTTCATGAACCTGTCCAAGAAATGGTCCCAGCTCGGCAGATGGACAATGagaagtggggagggaaaggaggtaTAGTAAGGGAGAATGTCAGGTCTGGGTAGTAGAGGCTAGGAGGGAGGAAAAATCCACTGGGGATAAGGGTAGTAACCCCTTCTCACCGTTCCATTGACACTCCAGAAAATGGTGGGTCTGGGTTGCCCTGAAACCTCACATGTCAGGTTCACCATTTCATTCTCTCTTACCCACATGGGTGCTTTCTTTGCCATCACCCATGGGGAccctgggagagagagagggagagtagAGTAGAGCCAGGTGTCCTAGGATCTGTTTGCTTGCTTGCTTTACCTGAGCAAATTTTCCTAGCCTGGGTCCCTTTCCACCTGGGCAGGGATAGAGCTTCCTATCCATGAGGAGTTTCCACTTCAGTGGGAAAGCAGATAGGTGTCAGACTATCAGCTGGGAAAAAgaccaacaaaaacaacaaagggTGAAAGTGAGTTTATCCCCATTCCCAAAGGACCTCACCATTAATGGTAACATTGACCAGCTGTGTTTGTTTCAGGCCAGGTACTTTGGGTACAGATGCCACGCAGAGGTAGCCTCCTCCTGCCTCCCTAGTCAAATTGGTCAGATGCAATACAGATCCATTCTTCAGCACCTCCTCGGTCTAGATGAGAAAGTTCAGGGAAAGAAGTTGGGgcatttaccttttttcatgctGTCCCAACACATCTCCCCGTTCTGCTGGAATACCTTTTCTCGCTTCCAATGGAATAACACAGGTTGGGTGCTCTCTGCAGAACAGTTGAGTTTCAGACTGCTTCCTTCTGACATCAGTGGAACTTTAGGCTGCACTTGGACATTGGACACATCTAGGGACACAGCCAATAGCTTTGTAACATGTATAGTTTAACTCCCCTTAGCCCAAAGAAGCCTTGCTGGCTGCCATTACCATGCCTAGGGGTTTCACATCCCAGTGACCTCCCTCTTCCCTTGGGCATCAGGCCCTCTTACAGTTCACCAGGAGTCGCAGGTGATCAGTTAACTCTCTTCCAGTTTCCAAGTCCAGACCTAAGCACTCATACAGTCCACTGTGATGCCTCTGTGCTTGCTCTAGAGTCAGGACCCCATCATTTGCATTTTCTACTTCAACCCAATTGAAACTGGTAGGGTCCTGGGAGGGGAGTAAGGCAGGTGGAGGGTAAGGAGACAGGCCGATGTCAGAAATCACTAACTTTACTATGACTCCCCTGACTTGACCCAGATTGCCTGGTGTCTTGTCCAGGCCACCATGCTCTCTTCACCTGCTTTCGGATTGTGAAGTGTGGTGGAGGGCTGCCATCTGACAAGCACTTGAGCTCGACCTTGTCTCCTTCCTTCAGCAGCCTATTTGGCATCACTTCTAGCCATACCTTCTCCATTGGGTCTAGATGGACACAAGGAGTGACAATGAGCATCAGGCATCCTGATCACCCACCTCTGGGAGGTAGATGGGGAATGTAAGTAAACTGTTAACATCAGTTTCCTGTGCAATGGGAGAAGGTGATGGGCGGGGGGTGGGGTTGGCTGGACTGGGGAAAAGGGAATGAAGAAATAACAGCTTTCTGGATCTGACATGGTCCCTACCCCACTGCAAGCAAAAATGCAGAATGGTCCATTTAAGAGGAGGAGCAGGACTCACAGTAGACGGTGACATTGACCTCCTTAGATTCTTTCATGTGGTCACCCCCAGGAAGCCGGTAGCTGAGCTCACAGTAAAAGAGCGCCTCCTTATCCTCCTTATCCAGCTGTGCCCACAGAGTGCTTTTCACGGTGTAGAGCCCGCTCGACTCTTTGGTTCGTACTTCTGTTATCCTGATCCCTGAAAAGGTTGggtaaaggaagagaagggtACAGCCTCAAGCAAGTAGTCACTTCTCCACTCCTCTCCTAAATGAACCACACTGCCAGGGTTGACTTGTGTCCCTGGTAGGGGACACTGGCAGCTGGTGCTGTTCTCTGCCTTCTAGACTACTACCCCTTAGAGAAGTGCCATCTGACATCCACATCACAACTGTCATGGTTGCAGGATGGGCACTAGTCCCTCCAAGGAAGATAAGAGAAATAGGAATGCATGGCTGAAACAGCAAATGGTCTCCTCATAGATGGGCAATGGCCAGATGGGCAAAGGACATATTGGTTACTCacgattcttttcttcttttagcgGCCTCCGGTTTTTATACCAGGTGACATGAGGGATTGGGTATCCATCCTCCCCATTGCAGGTGGCAACCTGGGAAGAAAGATGCCAAACCTGAGTATCCCTGGGGCTCTAATCATTAGATCCTGGTCTCTGTGGTTCCAATTTCTCTTGTGTCCATATATTTCTTACCTCCTGAAGATCCTTGTTGTTTACAGAGATGAAAGAAGTGCTGGCCTGGATTGTGGGTTCCTTGGGGGCTTCTGAAAGACGGACCAGAGAAAAAAGGGTGAGCATTAGACAGGTATGTAGAAGTGGGAACAGAACAAGAGATCCACACAGGTATATAAGGGAGAAAAGACAGTGCCATGGAAACTCAAGACACTTATCAGTGGGCAAGAGGGGCAGAATGAATGGAAGCACTCACTATAAATGCGGAGTTGAGTATATTTCTCCCGGGGGTGGGAGCCAAGAGCTTTGACCTGGCAGATGAAAATACGCTCATCTTTGGGGGTAACATGTGCCAGGGATAGGTTGACCCCATCCAGGAGGGTAAGTCGCTGTTGGTATTCTCCAGGATCAGGCTGACCCTGACCCTGGCGTACTTGGAAGATATGAGTGCGTTGATCCTTGTATTTCTAAGTGGAGGGAAGAATAAATAAAGCAATGAAGCAAAAACACGAAGAATGGAAGTATCACCTACTCCCAAGGGACAGTGGTATTTCACCATAACCTTTGGCAATGCCAGTACCCACGCTTCTTCCCCCTCACCCTTTTTGCCCCCAAATGTCTATGTACTCACAAAGAACCAGTCGACATGACTGAGGTTGTCAATGGACAGGGAGCTGTCACAGTTAAGATGAGCGTTGTCTCCCACTTTCAATTCTAGTATTTCTGGGCTGGGCTCCACTTCACCAGGTACTCCTACAATGGGACGGTGAATATGAATATGTGTGCCAGGGGAGGGGGGGAGCATCATTATTAGGAACCTCTACCCAAGCAGCTGTTCCCAGCTCCAGCTGTTTTCCCATCAGCATCTTGGCCTACCCCTCCTTGTTTCCTAACAGCTGTTCTCTTGCCTCCTTGAGGGACAGGGTCTGACCCTGACCCTTCCCTCTCTCATCTTCCCTCCCTTGACCGAGTTTCCTACCATCTCAAGCTATCAGGTCCCCACTGGATTGGATTCAGTGATATTTGGATCCTAGAGGCACCTGCTTAGTTAGGGTGGAGCCCTGGAGATGGTAGCCATCTCCAGAAGCCAAATGACATGGGATAGGAGAGGGGCAACCCTGGCTTGGAGGGGCAGCTATGGCTTGGGGCCAAGAGGAAGCCTTCCCTTCAGTCTTCTGGGTGAGCTCAGGCTGTGGGAATGTCAGACATGTGTCTGCCTGGGGATACAGCTCCTCTTTATGTGCCACCCTCCCAGAGGTAAAAGGAAGGTTCTAGGCCTATACCCTTTCCCCAAATGGTCTGTTATCTCTTCTTTACCAGGAACAAATCCTGGGCTGGAGCACATCACTCCATGTGAGGCATCCTCTCTCACTCCCTTCATCTGTTACCCCCTAGTACCCCAGGCACACTCAAAAGCAATTATATTTAAGAACACTAAAACCCAGGATTCTctatcctcccccccccaatccctGTTCCTGCCCCCTCCCAGGATGATGTCACTGGTGCCAGTTGTTGGAGCCTGCACTGCCATCCCTTTCAGGCTGGTGATGTCACCAGTCCTGTGGCCTGGGCTGTACTTAGGGAAGTCTAGGTTGGAATTCTGACACTCCAGTCCATGACTGGGGATACCATGGTGGTAGGAGGGAACCAGACAGTGTGGGTGAAGAACCTTCTAGGTTTTCCCcttattaaagagagagagaggcagaaaccCAGTtgatgtgcctcagtttcttttcttgtAAGAAAATTGGCTTGGGTCAGTTGAAAACACTTCAGCGCTCAGAAGCCCATTTTAGCTATTTTCCCCAGAAATAAACCTAGTCTGGGAGGTGGCGCCAAGGACCCCTGGGACTGCACTGGGAACAAGGCCAGAGAACTGGGTACTGCCCCTTCATCCTCCACCCCCCAGCTTGCCTGGGGCAGGGCCTTGGGGAGCCGAAGCCAAAAGAAACATTTGTACCTCATTCCGGGCCATACAAGGGCAGAGGGGACCCCGGTGTGCCCGGCTCCCTGGTCCGGGATGAAGAGTGTGGCTGCAAAGATCGCCCCTCTCCACTCCTCCCCCCCAAGAGCCTACAAGAAGCTCCTGAGCTCTGGGGGGCCGGGCTCGACTTCGGGACCTGAGCCCTCCTGGTCTTTCTCCCCGAGCCTAAGCGGGAGGCTTCGGATACCCTCCTCCTCTAGGCTGGTAGTCCTGCCAACGCCCAGGGCGAGAGGGCAGTCCCAGTCGCCCAGCCTCCTCCCCACCTCACCTCCAACTTGGCTCTCTGCCCgggatgaaaaaaaaacacaaaaaacggGAGGAGGGGCTCCGGCTCTTGGGACTCTCCCCATCCAGCTAGGAAAGCCGCCATCCCTCGCAAGAGGCGGTTATTTCATTCagtattgggggggagggggcgccTGCAGCTCTAGGGGGGCCGGCTCCACCGggcagctccccccccccacacacggGAGCGAGGCACTGCCCCCCGGCCGCGAGCCGATCCTGGGACTCTCTCCGAGGCAGCCGCGGACACACTGTCCGGCTGCGCGGCGGAGCACCGCTTTGTGGCGGCGCGAGGAGGCTGGGGTCTCCAGGATGGAGGGACCCCCCGCCCCGCCAGCCCACCTGAGGCTCTGCGGCCAGCCCTCCCCTGCTTCCCCAGAGTCTCCCGGCCAACTCACCGGCCGAGCGGCGGCAGCAGCAGGCGGTCAGCAGCAGAGTGCACAGCAGCCTGGCCAGGTCCATGTTTCCCGGCTGGAGGGCTACAGCCTAGTGAGCCAGCTCGCAGCAGCCGGGGGGCTGACGTCAGGGGGGCGGAGGGAGGGGGCCTGGAGCTCCCGGCCCGTCCGCCCCGCCTCTCGCAGCCCCCCGCCCCCTCCGGGTTCCGCCACCCCAGGGGCCGGGGTCCCACTCTGCACCTTTGCCTGGAGTTGCAGGGGCCAGAACGGGGAagggaatagagagaaagagcATCTCGGCCCTCCAAAGAGGGGACAAGGACAGGTGTCTCGGGGCCCCGACGGACAGGAGCACGGAGAACGCCCGGGGATGAGGCTCTCGAGGACCGGCTTTCTTTCTCGGGACACGAAGGCCACCACTCCGTCCTCTTCCTGCACCACAGGCCTTTCTTCTCTCCTCGAGCACGCCCCCTCCCCAACACACACGCTCGGGACGCTTTTAATTCTGACCCCAAGGAGACTCGAAGCTCCGGGCTCCTTAGTAATGCCCTAGGACCGGGCGGGGAGCAGTCCAGACAGTCCCCAGCAGCTTGGGTTAACCCGGCTCTTCCAGTCCTGCCGCGCCCCGCTCCACCCTgccttgcctcctcccttcccactcagCTGCTCTCCCTCCCCGCGCTCAGGCCAGGGCATCGATCGGACAGATTGCAGCAGCCACCCCGCTACTCCCTGGCATTGCCTTCTGAGGCCGCTTCTGATCCCTCTGGCTCATTTTTGGCATTCGGGGGACGGCTCGGCAGCCCTCTCCCAGACAGCGTGGTGATGGAAAGGCAGGGTTGGAAGGGCGTCCCCAGCCGTGGACCAGGGTGAGGGGTGGGAGATTCCTTAAGTGCTAATTAGAGTCCTGGGTCTCTCCCCCCAGCCTACCATTCTCCAGTACACCCGGGGATTCTCCGGCCGACCAAGTTACAGAGCCACCC
This region includes:
- the MCAM gene encoding cell surface glycoprotein MUC18 isoform X2, which codes for MGRVPRAGAPPPVFCVFFSSRAESQVGGVPGEVEPSPEILELKVGDNAHLNCDSSLSIDNLSHVDWFFKYKDQRTHIFQVRQGQGQPDPGEYQQRLTLLDGVNLSLAHVTPKDERIFICQVKALGSHPREKYTQLRIYKAPKEPTIQASTSFISVNNKDLQEVATCNGEDGYPIPHVTWYKNRRPLKEEKNRIRITEVRTKESSGLYTVKSTLWAQLDKEDKEALFYCELSYRLPGGDHMKESKEVNVTVYYPMEKVWLEVMPNRLLKEGDKVELKCLSDGSPPPHFTIRKQDPTSFNWVEVENANDGVLTLEQAQRHHSGLYECLGLDLETGRELTDHLRLLVNYVSNVQVQPKVPLMSEGSSLKLNCSAESTQPVLFHWKREKTEEVLKNGSVLHLTNLTREAGGGYLCVASVPKVPGLKQTQLVNVTINGSPWVMAKKAPMWVRENEMVNLTCEVSGQPRPTIFWSVNGTVHEHEKDFQTILSTLEVQVIPELLEKGVVCHASNSLGSNRTTIFLELVNLTTLTITTSGNTTSSQSTTNNSPSSTKANSTSTGDPIKKRTKQESKGVVIVAVIVCILLLAVLGAVLYFLYKKGKLPCGRSGKQEITLPLARKNEIVVEVKSDKLPEEMGLLQGNNGEKRAPRDQGEKYIDLRH
- the MCAM gene encoding cell surface glycoprotein MUC18 isoform X5; translated protein: MGRVPRAGAPPPVFCVFFSSRAESQVGGVPGEVEPSPEILELKVGDNAHLNCDSSLSIDNLSHVDWFFKYKDQRTHIFQVRQGQGQPDPGEYQQRLTLLDGVNLSLAHVTPKDERIFICQVKALGSHPREKYTQLRIYKAPKEPTIQASTSFISVNNKDLQEVATCNGEDGYPIPHVTWYKNRRPLKEEKNRIRITEVRTKESSGLYTVKSTLWAQLDKEDKEALFYCELSYRLPGGDHMKESKEVNVTVYYPMEKVWLEVMPNRLLKEGDKVELKCLSDGSPPPHFTIRKQDPTSFNWVEVENANDGVLTLEQAQRHHSGLYECLGLDLETGRELTDHLRLLVNYVSNVQVQPKVPLMSEGSSLKLNCSAESTQPVLFHWKREKTEEVLKNGSVLHLTNLTREAGGGYLCVASVPKVPGLKQTQLVNVTINGSPWVMAKKAPMWVRENEMVNLTCEVSGQPRPTIFWSVNGTVHEHEKDFQTILSTLEVQVIPELLEKGVVCHASNSLGSNRTTIFLELVNLTTLTITTSGNTTSSQSTTNNSPSSTKANSTSTGTKQESKGVVIVAVIVCILLLAVLGAVLYFLYKKGKLPCGRSGKQEITLPLARKNEIVVEVKSDKLPEEMGLLQGNNGEKRAPRDQGEKYIDLRH
- the MCAM gene encoding cell surface glycoprotein MUC18 isoform X1, with amino-acid sequence MGRVPRAGAPPPVFCVFFSSRAESQVGGVPGEVEPSPEILELKVGDNAHLNCDSSLSIDNLSHVDWFFKYKDQRTHIFQVRQGQGQPDPGEYQQRLTLLDGVNLSLAHVTPKDERIFICQVKALGSHPREKYTQLRIYKAPKEPTIQASTSFISVNNKDLQEVATCNGEDGYPIPHVTWYKNRRPLKEEKNRIRITEVRTKESSGLYTVKSTLWAQLDKEDKEALFYCELSYRLPGGDHMKESKEVNVTVYYPMEKVWLEVMPNRLLKEGDKVELKCLSDGSPPPHFTIRKQDPTSFNWVEVENANDGVLTLEQAQRHHSGLYECLGLDLETGRELTDHLRLLVNYVSNVQVQPKVPLMSEGSSLKLNCSAESTQPVLFHWKREKTEEVLKNGSVLHLTNLTREAGGGYLCVASVPKVPGLKQTQLVNVTINGSPWVMAKKAPMWVRENEMVNLTCEVSGQPRPTIFWSVNGTVHEHEKDFQTILSTLEVQVIPELLEKGVVCHASNSLGSNRTTIFLELVNLTTLTITTSGNTTSSQSTTNNSPSSTKANSTSTGDPIKKTGTKQESKGVVIVAVIVCILLLAVLGAVLYFLYKKGKLPCGRSGKQEITLPLARKNEIVVEVKSDKLPEEMGLLQGNNGEKRAPRDQGEKYIDLRH
- the MCAM gene encoding cell surface glycoprotein MUC18 isoform X3, whose translation is MDLARLLCTLLLTACCCRRSAGVPGEVEPSPEILELKVGDNAHLNCDSSLSIDNLSHVDWFFKYKDQRTHIFQVRQGQGQPDPGEYQQRLTLLDGVNLSLAHVTPKDERIFICQVKALGSHPREKYTQLRIYKAPKEPTIQASTSFISVNNKDLQEVATCNGEDGYPIPHVTWYKNRRPLKEEKNRIRITEVRTKESSGLYTVKSTLWAQLDKEDKEALFYCELSYRLPGGDHMKESKEVNVTVYYPMEKVWLEVMPNRLLKEGDKVELKCLSDGSPPPHFTIRKQDPTSFNWVEVENANDGVLTLEQAQRHHSGLYECLGLDLETGRELTDHLRLLVNYVSNVQVQPKVPLMSEGSSLKLNCSAESTQPVLFHWKREKTEEVLKNGSVLHLTNLTREAGGGYLCVASVPKVPGLKQTQLVNVTINGSPWVMAKKAPMWVRENEMVNLTCEVSGQPRPTIFWSVNGTVHEHEKDFQTILSTLEVQVIPELLEKGVVCHASNSLGSNRTTIFLELVNLTTLTITTSGNTTSSQSTTNNSPSSTKANSTSTGDPIKKTGTKQESKGVVIVAVIVCILLLAVLGAVLYFLYKKGKLPCGRSGKQEITLPLARKNEIVVEVKSDKLPEEMGLLQGNNGEKRAPRDQGEKYIDLRH
- the MCAM gene encoding cell surface glycoprotein MUC18 isoform X4, coding for MGRVPRAGAPPPVFCVFFSSRAESQVGGVPGEVEPSPEILELKVGDNAHLNCDSSLSIDNLSHVDWFFKYKDQRTHIFQVRQGQGQPDPGEYQQRLTLLDGVNLSLAHVTPKDERIFICQVKALGSHPREKYTQLRIYKAPKEPTIQASTSFISVNNKDLQEVATCNGEDGYPIPHVTWYKNRRPLKEEKNRIRITEVRTKESSGLYTVKSTLWAQLDKEDKEALFYCELSYRLPGGDHMKESKEVNVTVYYPMEKVWLEVMPNRLLKEGDKVELKCLSDGSPPPHFTIRKQDPTSFNWVEVENANDGVLTLEQAQRHHSGLYECLGLDLETGRELTDHLRLLVNYVSNVQVQPKVPLMSEGSSLKLNCSAESTQPVLFHWKREKTEEVLKNGSVLHLTNLTREAGGGYLCVASVPKVPGLKQTQLVNVTINGSPWVMAKKAPMWVRENEMVNLTCEVSGQPRPTIFWSVNGTVHEHEKDFQTILSTLEVQVIPELLEKGVVCHASNSLGSNRTTIFLELVNLTTLTITTSGNTTSSQSTTNNSPSSTKANSTSTAGTKQESKGVVIVAVIVCILLLAVLGAVLYFLYKKGKLPCGRSGKQEITLPLARKNEIVVEVKSDKLPEEMGLLQGNNGEKRAPRDQGEKYIDLRH